Proteins from a single region of Drosophila biarmipes strain raj3 chromosome 3R, RU_DBia_V1.1, whole genome shotgun sequence:
- the LOC108032127 gene encoding uncharacterized protein LOC108032127, which produces MAKLDERIGFIGGGNMAFAIGSGLVRCGIVKASQVLVSGPHIENLQRWRDLGAVTSDDNCEVLEHTDIVFICVKPHMLTPCAEQLKYKHVTSAKDANKLIVSVLAGTNLQRLEEAFSFLGSSELKVIRTMPNTSMQVGEGCTVYTGNARVSHHDLEKIHLMLNALGLAQQVPETMIDAVTGVAGCGPAFVYTIIEALADGGVKQGVPRQMAIQFAAQTLLGAAKTVLLTGKHPAVLRDEVCSPGGSTIVGVHELEKGNLRATLINAVEKSSQRSAELGKK; this is translated from the exons ATGGCCAAACTGGACGAACGTATCGGCTTCATCGGAGGCGGAAACATGGCCTTTGCCATTGGATCCGGACTGGTGCGCTGTGGGATCGTGAAGGCCAGCCAGGTGCTGGTATCGGGTCCCCACATCGAGAACCTGCAGCGCTGGCGGGATCTGGGAGCTGTGACCAGCGACGACAACTGCGAGGTCCTGGAACACACGGACATTGTCTTTATCTGTGTCAAGCCGCACATGCTCACACCTTGCGCCGAGCAGCTCAAGTACAAGCATGTGACGTCGGCCAAGGACGCCAACAAGCTGATTGTATCAGTTCTGGCGGGGACGAATCTGCAAAGGCTGGAGGAGGCTTTCAGCTTCCTGGGCAGCTCCGAACTGAAGGTGATCCGCACCATGCCCAACACCTCCATGCAGGTGGGCGAGGGCTGCACCGTGTACACGGGCAACGCTCGCGTCTCCCATCACGACTTGGAGAAGATTCATTTGATGCTCAACGCCCTGGGTCTGGCCCAGCAGGTGCCGGAGACCATGATCGACGCCGTCACTGGAGTGGCGGGATGCGGTCCGGCCTTTGTTTACACCATCATCGAGGCACTGGCCGATGGCGGAGTTAAGCAGGGAGTTCCACGTCAAATGGCAATTCAGTTCGCGGCCCAAACGCTGCTGGGAGCGGCCAAGACCGTGCTCCTTACCGGCAAACATCCGGCAGTGCTGCGAGACGAAGTTTGCTCCCCCGGTGGATCCACCATTGTGGGTGTCCACGAACTGGAAAAGGGAAACCTCAG GGCCACGTTGATAAACGCCGTGGAGAAGTCATCCCAGCGCTCCGCTGAACTGGGAAAGAAGTGA
- the LOC108032126 gene encoding pre-mRNA-splicing factor 18 has product MDILKAEIARKRKLLEQKQLVDDKKKYFRRGDLNAKDTEEVLQKVGYKKQESVEAQGQTTEGAYSFVADGQNILPRAEVIRRLRERGEPILIFGETEPEAFDRLRQCEISQPEANRGFRNDFQEAMEQVDAAYLQEMFANAPTAKEDKKSDFAELDETVSWESIQTMAQKMGRNKDYDMDVIITLLTFLLKLWNDQIANYSKHEKMSTKVKMTRVIYTQTKEYVKPLFRKLKHHTLPEDILDSLRDICKHLLNRNYITASDAYLEMAIGNAPWPIGVTMVGIHARTGREKIFSKNVAHVMNDETQRKYIQGLKRLMTKCQEYFPTDPSKCVEYVSKKDRE; this is encoded by the coding sequence ATGGACATCCTGAAAGCGGAAATTGCTCGGAAACGAAAGCTCCTCGAGCAGAAGCAGCTGGTGGACGACAAGAAGAAGTACTTCAGACGCGGCGACCTTAACGCCAAGGACACGGAGGAGGTGCTGCAGAAGGTTGGCTACAAGAAGCAGGAGTCCGTGGAGGCCCAAGGACAGACCACCGAAGGCGCCTACAGTTTCGTGGCCGACGGCCAAAACATCCTTCCCCGCGCAGAGGTTATCCGGCGGCTAAGGGAGCGCGGTGAACCCATTCTCATATTCGGGGAAACGGAGCCCGAGGCCTTTGACAGATTGCGCCAGTGCGAGATCTCACAGCCTGAGGCGAATCGCGGATTCCGCAACGACTTCCAGGAGGCCATGGAGCAGGTGGACGCAGCATACCTTCAGGAGATGTTCGCAAACGCACCCACCGCCAAGGAGGACAAGAAGTCTGACTTTGCTGAGCTGGACGAGACCGTGTCGTGGGAGAGCATACAGACCATGGCCCAAAAGATGGGCCGCAACAAGGACTACGATATGGACGTGATCATCACGTTGCTCACCTTCCTGCTCAAGCTGTGGAACGACCAGATCGCCAACTACAGCAAGCACGAGAAGATGTCCACAAAGGTGAAAATGACCCGCGTTATTTACACTCAAACAAAGGAGTACGTGAAGCCGCTGTTCCGCAAACTAAAGCACCACACACTGCCCGAGGACATTCTGGACAGTCTGCGGGACATTTGCAAACACCTGCTTAACCGCAACTACATCACCGCCAGCGACGCCTACCTAGAGATGGCCATCGGCAACGCCCCCTGGCCCATCGGTGTCACCATGGTGGGCATCCACGCTCGTACAGGTCGAGAAAAGATCTTCTCCAAGAACGTGGCCCATGTGATGAATGACGAGACGCAGCGCAAGTACATCCAGGGTCTCAAGCGATTAATGACCAAGTGCCAGGAGTACTTCCCCACCGATCCCTCCAAGTGCGTGGAGTACGTTAGCAAGAAGGATCGTGAATAA
- the LOC108031117 gene encoding coiled-coil domain-containing protein 124 — translation MPKKMGINSKAVEARERKEATKKATQEKKTKEAEDRLWHDDDKNLAKKQQRKEEEDRKRAEAAKRKAETKALLDQEMSSINTQRKQPLAKINRQQILEEIEKKQRVIEAINEANKPAASRVVVQNHVVEENLNRSMADTDVASNIDEAIVVLSINDSEDDKHPEKRMRAAYRTFESNNLPRIKAENPSLRMSQWKQLLMKEWNKSPDNPFNQAR, via the exons ATGCCGAAGAAAATGGGAATCAATTCAAAAGCGGTGGAGGCCCGCGAGCGCAAGGAGGCCACCAAGAAAGCCACGCAGGAGAAGAAGACCAAGGAGGCGGAGGATCGCCTGTGGCACGATGACGACAAGAATCTGGCCAAGAAGCAGCAGCGCAAGGAGGAAGAGGACCGTAAGCGGGCGGAGGCAGCCAAGAGGAAGGCTGAGACCAAGGCGCTGCTCGACCAGGAGATGTCCTCCATCAATACGCAGCGCAAGCAACCGCTGGCCAAGATCAACCGCCAGCAGATTCTCGAGGAGATCGAGAAGAAGCAGCGCGTGATTGAGGCCATCAACGAGGCCAACAAACCGGCTGCCTCGCGAGTTGTGGTCCAAAACCATGTTGTTGAGGAGAACCTCAACCGATCCATGGCCGACACGGATGTGGCCTCCAACATTGACGAGGCTATTGTGGTGCTGAG TATCAATGACAGCGAAGACGACAAGCATCCCGAGAAGCGAATGCGCGCCGCCTACAGGACCTTCGAATCTAACAATCTGCCCCGCATCAAGGCCGAGAATCCCTCGCTCCGCATGTCCCAGTGGAAGCAGCTGCTGATGAAGGAGTGGAACAAGTCCCCGGACAACCCCTTCAACCAGGCGCGCTGA